In Stenotrophomonas sp. ESTM1D_MKCIP4_1, a single genomic region encodes these proteins:
- a CDS encoding TonB-dependent receptor yields the protein MSPRLSASPLGLAIALALSPTLASAQDAATNLDTVIVTGTRAADRTVLESTSPVDVLTAEDIRKAGVVNGELGSALQALLPSFNFPRQSNSGGADHVRAAQLRGLSPDQVLVLVNGKRRHHTALVNTDSKIGKGTTPVDFNSIPVSAIKRIEVLRDGAGALYGSDAVAGVINVILDNGGDGGEIEASYGANHTDLKPIGRTLTDGQTGNISAKVGTSLGEEGGFLRVGLEYKKRNGTNRAGYDLIPPWDQTEANLALQGKRNYVLGDGASKDINLWLNTEIPVGRTSTFYAFGTFNQRDTEGANYFRYPDSDANWKEVYPNGYRPISEGENRDVQTVAGVRGQWGEWSYDGSVDYGQNDFTYRLRDSLNASLGPTSPTRFKTADYQYAQTVGNLDLSRVFSQSDSITHTLGLGAEVRHERYETRPGDPSSYAAGPYTDRPTGSQAGGGLTPQDATSLARDVASAYASLASQFGDHFSTDLAARYEHSDDFGGELTGKLGLRYEFTPAFALRGAISNNFRAPSLAQIGYESTSTGYNAAGQLVQGRLLSVNNPIARGLGAQDLKPEKSLNTSLGFTSRIGEHFDLSLDFFQIDIDDRIALSESITGDALTDFVAANYGVTGLQSASFFVNAADTRTRGAELVTNWRQALGDGQLLLTGTYAYTKTTLKNVLATPAQLQALDADYVLFGIEETNTLTDATPRSRAGFSAAWSNDHWSLSSRVNRYGSATRVFNFGDGYIPRQTYQAEWQLDAEVEYRFNTQWSVAIGGQNLTDNYPDKSNDDIYYYGNLPYDVLSPIGSNGAYYYGRVRYSF from the coding sequence ATGTCCCCCCGCCTGTCTGCGTCGCCGCTTGGCCTCGCCATCGCGCTCGCCCTGTCCCCCACCCTGGCCTCTGCCCAGGATGCGGCCACCAACCTGGACACGGTGATCGTCACCGGCACCCGCGCCGCCGACCGTACCGTGCTCGAATCCACCTCGCCGGTGGACGTGCTCACCGCCGAGGACATCCGCAAGGCCGGCGTGGTCAACGGCGAACTGGGCAGCGCGCTGCAGGCCCTGCTGCCGTCCTTCAATTTCCCGCGCCAGTCCAACTCCGGCGGCGCCGACCACGTGCGTGCCGCCCAGCTGCGCGGCCTGTCGCCGGACCAGGTGCTGGTGCTGGTGAACGGCAAGCGCCGCCACCACACCGCGCTGGTCAACACCGACAGCAAGATCGGCAAGGGCACCACCCCGGTCGACTTCAACTCGATTCCGGTCAGCGCCATCAAGCGCATCGAAGTGCTGCGTGATGGCGCCGGTGCGCTGTACGGTTCCGATGCGGTGGCCGGCGTCATCAACGTGATCCTGGACAACGGCGGCGACGGCGGCGAGATCGAAGCCAGCTACGGCGCCAACCACACCGACCTTAAACCGATCGGCCGCACCCTCACCGATGGCCAGACCGGCAACATCAGCGCCAAGGTCGGTACCTCGCTGGGCGAGGAGGGGGGCTTCCTGCGCGTGGGCCTGGAATACAAGAAGCGCAACGGCACCAACCGCGCCGGCTATGACCTGATCCCGCCGTGGGACCAGACCGAAGCCAACCTGGCACTGCAGGGCAAGCGCAACTACGTGCTGGGCGATGGCGCCAGCAAGGACATCAACCTGTGGCTGAACACCGAGATTCCGGTGGGCAGGACCTCCACGTTCTACGCGTTCGGCACCTTCAACCAGCGTGACACCGAAGGCGCCAACTACTTCCGCTACCCCGACAGCGACGCCAACTGGAAGGAGGTCTACCCGAACGGTTACCGCCCGATTTCCGAAGGCGAGAACCGCGATGTGCAGACCGTGGCCGGCGTGCGCGGCCAGTGGGGTGAGTGGAGCTATGACGGCAGCGTGGATTACGGCCAGAACGACTTCACCTACCGCCTGCGCGATTCGCTCAATGCCTCGCTGGGGCCGACCAGCCCGACGCGTTTCAAGACCGCCGATTACCAGTACGCGCAGACCGTGGGCAATCTCGACCTGAGCCGCGTGTTCTCGCAGAGCGACAGCATCACCCACACCCTGGGCCTGGGTGCGGAAGTGCGCCACGAGCGCTACGAAACGCGCCCAGGCGATCCGTCCAGCTACGCTGCTGGCCCGTACACCGACCGCCCGACCGGTTCGCAGGCCGGCGGCGGCCTGACCCCGCAGGATGCCACCTCGCTGGCCCGTGATGTGGCCAGTGCCTATGCCAGCCTCGCCAGCCAGTTCGGCGACCACTTCTCCACCGACCTGGCCGCGCGCTACGAGCACAGCGATGATTTCGGCGGTGAACTGACCGGCAAGCTCGGCCTGCGGTATGAGTTCACCCCGGCCTTCGCTCTGCGCGGTGCCATCTCCAACAACTTCCGTGCGCCGTCGCTGGCGCAGATCGGCTACGAATCCACGTCGACCGGCTACAACGCCGCCGGCCAGCTGGTGCAGGGCCGCCTGCTGTCGGTCAACAACCCGATTGCCCGCGGCCTGGGCGCGCAGGATCTGAAGCCGGAGAAGTCGCTCAACACCTCGTTGGGCTTCACCAGCCGCATCGGTGAGCACTTCGACCTGTCACTGGACTTCTTCCAGATTGACATCGACGACCGTATCGCGCTGTCGGAAAGCATCACCGGTGATGCACTGACCGACTTCGTGGCCGCCAACTACGGGGTCACCGGCCTGCAGAGCGCCAGCTTCTTCGTCAACGCGGCCGACACCCGCACCCGTGGCGCGGAACTGGTGACCAACTGGCGCCAAGCACTGGGCGATGGCCAGCTGCTGCTGACCGGCACCTACGCCTACACCAAGACCACCCTGAAGAACGTGCTGGCCACCCCGGCCCAGCTGCAGGCGCTGGATGCGGATTACGTGCTGTTCGGCATCGAAGAAACCAACACGCTGACCGACGCCACCCCGCGCAGCCGTGCCGGCTTCTCGGCCGCCTGGAGCAACGACCACTGGTCGCTGAGCAGCCGGGTGAACCGCTACGGCAGCGCTACCCGCGTCTTCAACTTCGGCGATGGCTACATTCCGCGCCAGACCTACCAGGCGGAGTGGCAGCTGGATGCGGAAGTGGAGTACCGCTTCAACACGCAGTGGAGCGTCGCCATCGGTGGGCAGAACCTGACGGACAACTATCCGGACAAGTCCAACGACGATATCTACTACTACGGCAACCTGCCCTACGACGTGCTGTCGCCCATCGGCAGCAACGGCGCGTACTACTACGGTCGCGTGCGTTATTCGTTCTGA
- the otsA gene encoding alpha,alpha-trehalose-phosphate synthase (UDP-forming) gives MSRLVVVSNRVAVPGESRAGGLAVGLLAALKERGGMWFGWSGKNAKDASGTLHQQKEGDIEYVTMDLAKRDVDGYYNGFSNRTLWPLLHFRLDLVDYDRGTRETYHKVNALFADKLAPLLREDDIVWIHDYHLIPLGAMLRERGIGCRIGFFLHIPMPSADLLQAMPDHLRLFSALYAYDLVGFQTQRDADRFQTYLRLFGGGRVLEDGRLEAPGGRRFRAAAFPIGIDTGLIARQAATAASKASVKDLRSSLRNRQLAIGVDRLDYSKGLPERFLGFERYLERHPDQRGSLTYLQIAPVSRGDVTEYRQLRSQLEQIAGHINGGHAEPDWTPLRYVNQNFTHATLTGFYRAAAVGLVTPLRDGMNLVAKEYVASQDPEDPGVLVLSLLAGAADELKQALLVNPHDLDGVADAIATAATMSLRRRQERWHAMMDHLRTYDINHWRRSYLEALEA, from the coding sequence GTGAGCCGCTTGGTTGTTGTATCCAACCGGGTCGCCGTGCCGGGCGAAAGCCGCGCCGGAGGCCTGGCCGTCGGCCTGCTGGCCGCGCTGAAGGAGCGCGGCGGCATGTGGTTCGGCTGGAGCGGCAAGAACGCGAAAGATGCCAGCGGCACGCTGCACCAGCAGAAGGAAGGTGACATCGAGTACGTCACCATGGACCTGGCCAAGCGCGATGTGGATGGCTACTACAACGGCTTCTCCAACCGCACGCTGTGGCCGCTGCTGCACTTCCGCCTGGACCTGGTCGACTACGACCGCGGCACCCGCGAGACCTACCACAAGGTCAATGCGCTGTTCGCCGACAAGCTCGCGCCACTGCTGCGCGAGGATGACATCGTCTGGATCCACGATTACCACCTGATTCCGCTGGGCGCGATGCTGCGCGAGCGCGGCATCGGCTGCAGGATCGGCTTCTTCCTGCATATCCCGATGCCGTCGGCCGACCTGCTGCAGGCCATGCCGGACCATCTGCGGCTGTTCTCGGCGCTCTATGCCTACGACCTCGTCGGCTTCCAGACCCAGCGCGACGCCGACCGTTTCCAGACCTACCTGCGCCTGTTCGGCGGTGGCCGCGTACTGGAAGACGGCCGGCTGGAAGCACCGGGCGGCCGCCGCTTCCGCGCGGCCGCCTTCCCGATCGGCATTGATACCGGACTCATCGCCCGCCAGGCGGCCACCGCCGCCAGCAAGGCGTCGGTGAAGGACCTGCGCAGCAGCCTGCGCAACCGCCAGCTGGCCATCGGCGTGGACCGCCTGGATTACTCCAAAGGCCTGCCCGAGCGCTTCCTTGGCTTTGAACGCTACCTGGAACGTCACCCCGACCAGCGCGGTTCCCTCACCTACCTGCAGATCGCCCCGGTATCACGTGGCGACGTGACCGAATACCGGCAGCTGCGCAGCCAGCTCGAGCAGATCGCCGGGCACATCAACGGCGGCCACGCCGAGCCCGACTGGACGCCGCTGCGCTACGTCAACCAGAACTTCACCCACGCCACGCTCACCGGCTTCTACCGCGCCGCAGCGGTGGGCCTGGTGACTCCGCTGCGCGATGGCATGAATCTGGTGGCCAAGGAATACGTGGCCTCGCAGGACCCTGAGGATCCTGGCGTGCTGGTGCTGTCCCTGCTGGCCGGCGCGGCCGACGAACTGAAGCAGGCGCTGCTGGTGAACCCGCACGACCTGGACGGCGTGGCCGATGCCATCGCCACCGCGGCGACCATGTCGCTGCGCCGACGCCAGGAACGCTGGCACGCGATGATGGACCACCTGCGCACCTACGACATCAACCACTGGCGCCGCAGTTATCTTGAGGCGCTTGAAGCGTAA
- a CDS encoding glycoside hydrolase family 15 protein, whose protein sequence is MTQPDLDLGVVGNGSFGALVDKHARVVWSCLPTFDGDPTFCALLGPNQQTGGDFAIELEDFASSEQEYLTNTAILRTVLHDHHGGSLEILDFAPRWRQNDRFYRPVSLIRQVRPLTGSPRITVLARPLADWGARVPESTWGSNHVRWILPEHVLRLTTDVPVRMVRDGLPFVLNHPIHLILGVDESLNRSISGYVQEAFQRTRDYWREWVRYLSIPLEWQDAVIRSAITLKLCQYEDSGAIIAAMTTSIPEAPGSVRNWDYRYCWLRDAAFVVRALNRLGATRTMEQFLGYIFNLATTDGTLQPLYGIGFEAKLDENEVPSLSGYRGMGPVRRGNLAWVQRQHDVYGSVVLASTQLFFDRRLQDPGDAHTFARLEPLGEQAFALHDVPDAGLWEFRGRTEVHTYTSAMCWAACDRLCKIAVRLKRDDRANYWRERADSIHARIMADAWSDELGHFTDTFNGHRLDASLLLLADIGFIDALDARFVATVEAIGRDLKHGNSLYRYIAPDDFGEPETSFTICTFWYIDALAAIGRMDEAREMFELLLKQRNHLGLLSEDLAFDGGEAWGNFPQTYSHVGLITAAMRLSRSWQEAS, encoded by the coding sequence ATGACCCAACCCGATCTTGATCTGGGCGTGGTCGGCAACGGCAGCTTCGGCGCCCTGGTCGACAAACATGCCCGCGTTGTCTGGAGCTGCCTGCCCACCTTCGACGGCGATCCCACCTTCTGCGCCCTGCTGGGGCCCAACCAGCAGACCGGCGGCGACTTCGCCATCGAGCTGGAGGATTTCGCCAGCAGCGAGCAGGAGTACCTGACCAACACCGCGATCCTGCGCACCGTGCTGCACGACCACCACGGCGGTTCGCTGGAAATCCTCGACTTCGCCCCACGCTGGCGCCAGAACGACCGCTTCTATCGCCCGGTCAGCCTGATCCGCCAGGTACGGCCACTGACCGGCAGCCCGCGCATCACCGTGCTGGCGCGCCCGCTGGCCGACTGGGGCGCACGCGTGCCCGAATCGACCTGGGGCAGCAACCACGTGCGCTGGATCCTGCCCGAGCATGTGCTGCGGCTGACCACCGACGTGCCCGTGCGCATGGTGCGCGATGGCCTGCCGTTCGTGCTCAACCACCCCATTCATCTGATCCTGGGGGTGGACGAATCGCTCAACCGCTCCATCAGCGGCTACGTGCAGGAAGCCTTCCAGCGCACCCGCGATTACTGGCGCGAGTGGGTGCGCTACCTGTCCATTCCGCTGGAATGGCAGGATGCGGTCATCCGCAGTGCGATCACCCTGAAGCTGTGCCAGTACGAGGACAGCGGCGCGATCATCGCGGCGATGACCACCTCCATTCCCGAGGCGCCCGGCAGCGTGCGCAACTGGGATTACCGCTACTGCTGGCTGCGCGATGCGGCCTTCGTGGTGCGCGCGTTGAACCGCCTCGGTGCCACCCGCACCATGGAGCAGTTCCTCGGCTACATCTTCAACCTGGCAACCACCGACGGCACGCTGCAGCCGCTGTACGGCATCGGCTTCGAGGCCAAGCTGGACGAGAACGAAGTGCCCAGCCTGTCCGGCTACCGCGGCATGGGCCCGGTGCGCCGCGGCAACCTGGCCTGGGTACAGCGCCAGCACGATGTCTACGGCAGCGTGGTGCTGGCCTCCACCCAGCTGTTCTTCGACCGCCGCCTGCAGGATCCGGGCGATGCACACACCTTCGCGCGACTGGAACCGCTGGGCGAGCAGGCCTTCGCCCTGCACGACGTGCCCGATGCCGGCCTGTGGGAATTCCGTGGGCGCACCGAAGTGCATACCTACACCAGCGCCATGTGCTGGGCCGCCTGCGACCGCCTGTGCAAGATCGCGGTGCGGCTGAAGCGCGACGACCGTGCGAACTACTGGCGCGAGCGTGCCGACAGCATCCATGCGCGCATCATGGCCGATGCCTGGAGCGATGAACTGGGCCATTTCACCGATACGTTCAATGGCCACCGGCTGGATGCCTCGCTGCTGCTGCTGGCCGACATCGGCTTCATCGATGCGCTGGATGCCCGCTTCGTCGCTACCGTCGAGGCCATCGGCCGCGATCTGAAGCATGGCAATTCGCTGTACCGTTACATCGCCCCGGATGATTTCGGCGAACCGGAAACCAGCTTCACCATCTGCACCTTCTGGTACATCGATGCACTGGCCGCGATCGGCCGCATGGATGAAGCGCGCGAGATGTTCGAGCTGCTGTTGAAGCAGCGCAACCACCTGGGCCTGCTCTCGGAAGACCTGGCCTTCGATGGTGGCGAAGCGTGGGGCAACTTCCCGCAGACCTATTCGCACGTCGGCCTGATCACCGCGGCCATGCGCCTGTCGCGTTCCTGGCAGGAGGCATCGTGA
- the otsB gene encoding trehalose-phosphatase: MAEPLPLRPPPPLLDDACALFLDVDGTLIEFAARPDAVQLLPDVREAIGRVSDRLEGAVALVSGRPLEQLDQLFAPLQLPAAGLHGHELRGQDGRVLREEQDDDTAEWLHALHQQAMRFAHGYPGVLVEEKGAGLALHWRGAPHAASDVRAFAERHARGRPGYRLQPGDHVVEFVPVGTDKGRAVRRLMQYLPFRGRLPVFLGDDLTDEFGFEAANGQHGWSVLIGEREPSAAVFALPDIRSVHAWLRENAY; the protein is encoded by the coding sequence ATGGCTGAACCGCTCCCCCTGCGTCCGCCACCGCCATTGCTGGACGACGCCTGTGCGTTGTTCCTCGATGTCGACGGCACCCTCATAGAATTCGCTGCGCGCCCGGACGCCGTGCAGCTCCTGCCGGATGTGCGTGAAGCCATCGGCCGTGTCAGTGACCGCCTTGAAGGTGCGGTCGCCCTCGTCAGTGGACGTCCCCTTGAACAGCTGGACCAGCTGTTCGCCCCCCTGCAACTGCCGGCTGCCGGCCTGCACGGCCACGAACTCCGCGGCCAGGACGGGCGCGTGCTGCGGGAAGAACAGGACGACGACACCGCCGAATGGCTGCACGCCCTGCACCAGCAGGCCATGCGCTTCGCCCACGGCTACCCCGGCGTGCTGGTGGAAGAAAAAGGCGCCGGCCTGGCCCTGCACTGGCGCGGCGCACCGCATGCCGCCAGCGACGTCCGGGCCTTCGCCGAACGCCATGCGCGCGGCCGCCCCGGCTACCGACTGCAGCCCGGTGACCACGTGGTCGAGTTCGTGCCCGTGGGCACCGACAAGGGCCGTGCCGTGCGCCGGTTGATGCAGTACCTGCCCTTCCGCGGCCGACTGCCCGTCTTCCTGGGCGATGACCTGACCGATGAATTCGGCTTCGAGGCCGCCAACGGCCAGCATGGCTGGAGCGTGCTGATCGGCGAACGGGAGCCCAGCGCGGCCGTGTTCGCGCTGCCTGACATACGCAGCGTGCACGCATGGCTGCGCGAGAATGCGTATTGA
- a CDS encoding thiamine pyrophosphate-dependent enzyme, producing MSKRVAEIVVETLQQAGVRRCYGIVGDTLNHVTDAMHRSDIDWVHVRHEEVAAFAAGADSLVSGQLTACAGSCGPGGLHFINGIFESNRNRAPLVLIASQIVTSELGMEFPQEVDFKSVYASCSVFCEQVHSPEQARRVVALACQAAISRRGVAVVILPADISEAEVKHDVPFSVHYTQPVLRPADAELQRIAELLGQGKRIGIYAGAGCQGAHAQLLELARRLQAPVAHTSRAKDFVEPDNPYNMGMTGIFGIESGFHTLMACDTLLLLGADFAWGQFYPDKATIIQVDRDGSHLGRRHPVDLGLVGDIAPTLDALLPLLPPREDSTFLDECIARRDKALQKREQEEQAGEGELIHPQHLTALLSRHASDDALFTADGGSPMVWVLRHIRVNGRRRTLTSLLHGTMANAMPQALGLQKAFPSRQVISLSGDGGLAMLLGDLLTAVQENLPIKVVVFNNGSLNFVELEQKVEGLLDNYTDLKNPDFGRLAEVIGFHGRTVTRSEDLEEAVLDFLSQRGPALLDVHTSRAELVMPPQIEAKQVAGTALYAAKAVLNGRFDDVKHLLVDNFLKK from the coding sequence ATGAGCAAGCGCGTTGCCGAGATCGTTGTTGAAACCCTGCAGCAGGCCGGCGTACGGCGCTGTTACGGCATCGTGGGCGACACCTTGAACCACGTGACCGATGCGATGCACCGTAGTGACATCGACTGGGTGCATGTGCGGCACGAGGAAGTGGCCGCCTTCGCCGCTGGTGCCGATTCATTGGTGAGCGGCCAGCTCACGGCGTGCGCCGGTTCCTGTGGACCGGGTGGCCTGCACTTCATCAATGGCATCTTTGAAAGCAACCGCAACCGCGCGCCGCTGGTGCTGATCGCCAGCCAGATCGTCACCAGTGAACTGGGCATGGAGTTCCCGCAGGAAGTGGATTTCAAGTCGGTCTACGCCAGCTGCAGCGTGTTCTGCGAGCAGGTGCACAGCCCGGAACAGGCCCGCCGCGTGGTGGCGCTGGCGTGCCAGGCGGCCATCAGCCGACGTGGCGTGGCAGTGGTGATCCTGCCGGCGGATATCAGCGAAGCCGAGGTGAAGCACGATGTGCCGTTCTCGGTGCACTACACTCAGCCGGTGCTGCGCCCGGCCGATGCCGAACTGCAGCGCATCGCCGAACTGCTGGGGCAGGGCAAGCGTATCGGTATCTATGCCGGCGCCGGTTGCCAGGGCGCGCACGCACAGCTGCTTGAACTGGCGCGTCGATTGCAGGCGCCCGTGGCCCACACGTCGCGCGCGAAGGATTTCGTCGAACCGGACAACCCCTACAACATGGGCATGACCGGCATCTTCGGCATCGAATCGGGTTTCCACACGCTGATGGCGTGCGACACCCTGCTGCTGCTCGGTGCCGATTTTGCCTGGGGCCAGTTCTACCCGGACAAGGCCACCATCATCCAGGTCGATCGTGATGGCAGCCACCTGGGGCGCCGCCATCCTGTGGATCTGGGCTTGGTGGGTGACATTGCGCCCACCCTCGATGCGCTGCTGCCGCTGCTGCCGCCCCGCGAAGACAGTACGTTCCTGGACGAGTGCATCGCGCGCCGCGACAAGGCCCTGCAGAAGCGCGAGCAGGAAGAGCAGGCCGGCGAGGGCGAACTGATCCACCCGCAGCACCTCACTGCGCTGCTGTCCCGTCATGCCAGCGACGATGCGCTGTTCACCGCCGACGGTGGCTCGCCGATGGTCTGGGTACTGCGCCATATCCGCGTGAATGGCCGCCGCCGCACCTTGACCAGCCTGCTGCACGGGACGATGGCCAATGCGATGCCGCAGGCGCTGGGCCTGCAGAAAGCGTTCCCCAGCCGCCAGGTGATTTCCCTGTCCGGTGATGGTGGCCTGGCGATGCTGCTGGGCGATCTGCTGACGGCCGTGCAGGAAAACCTGCCCATCAAGGTCGTGGTCTTCAACAACGGCTCGCTGAACTTCGTCGAGCTGGAGCAGAAGGTGGAAGGGCTGCTGGACAACTACACCGACCTGAAGAATCCCGACTTCGGCCGGCTTGCCGAGGTGATCGGTTTCCACGGCCGCACGGTGACCCGCAGCGAGGATCTGGAAGAGGCGGTGCTGGATTTCCTGTCCCAGCGCGGTCCGGCGCTGCTGGACGTGCATACCAGCCGCGCCGAGCTGGTGATGCCGCCGCAGATCGAAGCCAAGCAGGTGGCCGGCACGGCGCTGTATGCGGCCAAGGCGGTGTTGAACGGCCGCTTCGACGACGTGAAGCATCTGCTGGTGGACAACTTCCTGAAGAAGTGA
- a CDS encoding DUF3574 domain-containing protein, whose product MKHLGLIFAVLLATSGCASLSSKAPGAYATTAEMQGDAARPSNGTGWVRSELYFGVGEEQGAGDRPQADTISEAQWRAFLDKEVTPRFPDGLTVFDAYGQWLFRGDASPNRLRTKVLVVLHEDSPQRRADIEAIRLAWKQQTRHQSVLWSRQAVDVSF is encoded by the coding sequence ATGAAACACCTTGGCCTGATCTTCGCCGTGCTGCTGGCCACCAGCGGCTGCGCCAGCCTGTCCTCCAAGGCGCCCGGCGCCTATGCCACCACCGCCGAGATGCAGGGCGATGCCGCGCGGCCGTCCAATGGCACGGGCTGGGTGCGCAGCGAGCTGTACTTCGGCGTGGGCGAAGAGCAGGGCGCGGGCGATCGTCCGCAGGCGGACACCATCAGCGAGGCGCAGTGGCGCGCGTTCCTGGACAAGGAAGTGACCCCGCGCTTTCCCGATGGCCTGACCGTGTTCGATGCGTACGGCCAGTGGCTGTTCCGTGGTGATGCCTCGCCCAACCGCCTGCGCACCAAGGTGCTGGTGGTGCTGCACGAGGACAGCCCGCAGCGCCGCGCCGACATTGAAGCCATCCGCTTGGCGTGGAAGCAGCAGACCAGGCACCAGTCCGTGTTGTGGTCGCGGCAGGCGGTTGACGTATCGTTCTGA